A window from bacterium encodes these proteins:
- the lspA gene encoding signal peptidase II yields the protein MQKYLRTNLILALLAAVSCVGCDQITKRLAKSILLESGPQSYFADFLRFHYTENPGVAFSLGSNWPEEVRLVLFIIGPALCLAVLLIYMLRADSRGVAHLLALGLVLGGGVGNLLDRVFHDGRVIDFLNLGIGAFRTAIFNLADTAISLGMIILLITSFLPEARRVESAPDRLSE from the coding sequence ATGCAGAAGTATCTCAGGACCAACCTCATCCTTGCCTTGCTGGCGGCTGTCAGTTGTGTCGGCTGCGACCAGATCACCAAACGTCTGGCCAAGTCGATTCTCTTGGAAAGCGGGCCGCAATCCTATTTCGCCGATTTCCTGCGCTTTCATTACACCGAGAACCCGGGCGTAGCCTTCAGCCTGGGCTCGAACTGGCCGGAAGAAGTACGACTGGTGCTGTTCATCATCGGTCCGGCCTTGTGCCTGGCGGTTTTGCTGATCTACATGTTGCGCGCCGACAGCCGCGGCGTCGCGCATCTACTGGCCCTGGGGCTGGTGCTGGGCGGCGGCGTGGGCAATCTCCTGGATCGCGTCTTTCACGATGGCCGCGTGATTGACTTCCTCAACCTCGGCATCGGCGCTTTTCGCACCGCCATCTTCAACCTGGCGGACACGGCCATTTCGCTGGGCATGATCATTCTGTTGATCACTTCTTTTCTGCCGGAAGCGCGCCGGGTTGAATCCGCGCCCGATCGCCTCTCCGAGTGA
- the liaF gene encoding cell wall-active antibiotics response protein LiaF produces MSATESAGSRLFWGGMLILFGSLMLLDRLDLLSFRETIRNFWPLILVAIGAKMILFPKSREESEITVTPTAEAESASFIGTSVVSDYINENRFIGDIHLKVQSDDFKGGAVSSFIGDQKFDLSGIAIKGGERAFVVSGFIGDATLILPKTIPYLVQVSAGIGDLVVFGRKEGGVGVNKVFKSPDYDHAASRLTVRISFMIGDVTIL; encoded by the coding sequence ATGAGCGCAACTGAGAGTGCCGGCAGCCGGTTATTCTGGGGCGGCATGCTGATTTTGTTCGGATCGCTCATGCTGCTCGACCGGCTCGACCTGCTGAGTTTCCGGGAGACGATTCGGAATTTCTGGCCGCTGATTCTGGTGGCCATCGGCGCCAAGATGATTCTGTTTCCCAAAAGCCGGGAGGAGAGTGAGATCACGGTCACACCCACCGCCGAAGCGGAAAGCGCGAGTTTCATCGGGACCTCGGTGGTCAGCGACTACATCAACGAAAACCGCTTCATCGGCGACATTCACCTCAAGGTGCAGAGTGATGATTTCAAGGGCGGCGCCGTCTCCTCCTTCATCGGCGATCAGAAATTCGATCTGTCCGGCATTGCCATCAAGGGCGGCGAGCGCGCCTTCGTCGTGTCCGGTTTCATCGGCGACGCCACGCTGATTTTGCCCAAGACGATTCCCTACCTGGTGCAGGTGAGCGCCGGCATCGGCGACCTGGTGGTTTTCGGCAGGAAGGAAGGCGGGGTGGGCGTCAACAAGGTGTTCAAATCGCCGGATTATGACCATGCCGCCTCGCGCCTGACCGTGCGGATTTCCTTCATGATCGGAGATGTCACCATTCTATGA
- a CDS encoding VOC family protein, which translates to MAAAPVVHFEIMGKDAKKLQSFYGKLFGWEIQNIEAMNYGLVQAITNGTEVGKGSIGGGIGQTEGGAPGYVTVYMQVDDTDAYLKKAESLGAKTIMPTTEIPNMVTFALFQDPEGNIVGLVKG; encoded by the coding sequence ATGGCAGCAGCACCGGTGGTCCATTTCGAAATCATGGGCAAGGACGCCAAGAAGTTGCAGAGCTTCTACGGCAAGCTGTTTGGCTGGGAGATTCAAAACATCGAGGCCATGAACTACGGCCTGGTGCAGGCGATCACCAACGGCACGGAAGTCGGCAAGGGCAGCATCGGCGGCGGCATCGGCCAGACCGAGGGCGGCGCGCCCGGTTACGTTACCGTGTACATGCAAGTCGACGACACCGACGCCTACCTCAAGAAGGCCGAGAGCCTGGGCGCCAAGACCATCATGCCGACCACCGAGATTCCCAACATGGTGACCTTCGCGCTGTTCCAAGATCCCGAGGGCAACATCGTCGGTTTGGTGAAGGGTTGA
- a CDS encoding mismatch-specific DNA-glycosylase — protein sequence MSGLRRKSRTPALTLPDYLRPGLSLVFIGLNPGRYSAQMGKYFARSTNRFWPALSASGLTGSEVRAGDERLLFERGIGFTDVVKRATGQIGELTQNEIAAGARRLRRKLEKYAPAVACVIGVSGLRWLFGLPQKERIEPGPQQLRIGTTVFYLLPSTSAANAHYRREQIEEEFRRFASWLSAQGIRFC from the coding sequence GTGTCTGGCCTGCGCCGAAAATCACGAACTCCTGCCCTCACCCTTCCCGATTATCTTCGCCCGGGGCTGTCGCTGGTTTTTATTGGCCTCAATCCCGGCCGCTATTCCGCACAAATGGGAAAATATTTCGCCCGTTCCACCAATCGCTTCTGGCCGGCACTGTCAGCCTCGGGACTCACCGGCTCGGAAGTGCGCGCCGGAGATGAGCGTCTCTTGTTCGAGCGCGGCATCGGCTTCACCGACGTGGTGAAGCGCGCCACCGGCCAGATTGGGGAATTGACCCAGAATGAGATTGCGGCCGGCGCGCGCCGGTTGCGCCGCAAGCTCGAGAAGTATGCGCCGGCAGTGGCGTGTGTGATCGGAGTGAGCGGCTTGCGCTGGCTGTTTGGCCTGCCGCAAAAGGAGAGAATCGAACCCGGGCCGCAGCAATTGCGCATCGGAACGACGGTTTTCTACCTCTTGCCCTCCACCAGTGCTGCCAATGCGCACTATCGCCGTGAGCAAATCGAGGAAGAGTTCCGGCGCTTCGCAAGCTGGCTGTCCGCGCAAGGCATTCGCTTTTGTTGA
- the polX gene encoding DNA polymerase/3'-5' exonuclease PolX, whose protein sequence is MDKKQVIEILEEIGTLLELKGENPFKTRAYGNAARALRGVSEDLHELIAGNRLREIKGIGEAISEKITTLVTTGTLKYYEDLRRSFPPGIMELMRIPGLGPKKVKKLLDELGVASINDLEKACRENRVAKLEGFSAKSQQNLLDGIEQVRRYASRHLYHHAEQSARPLFEAVQKHPKVIRAELAGSLRRHRETVKDIDIVASCKEADRPAIMAFFTALPGVQSVIAQGDTKSTVLLASGMQADLRLASDKEFPYLLHHLTGSAEHNIAMRSHALKLGIKVSEWGLFKGEKLIRCEDETAIFAALGMSYVPPELREDMGEIAAALRHEIPALVEKKDLRGVLHCHSTYSDGANSLAEMAEACRALGFEYLGICDHSMSVAYAQGLSPERVKQQHKEIDRLNAELKGFHIFKGTECDILPDGRLDYPDKVLASFDFVVASIHSSMNMTEAQATQRLIKAMQHPAVRILGHPTGRLLLGRDGYPINHHRVIEAAAELGVSIEINASPHRFDLDWRHVKYARDHGVLISVNPDAHDREGIADIFYGVGIARKGWLRRTDVLNTKSTKEIAKWFQAKRS, encoded by the coding sequence ATGGACAAGAAACAAGTCATCGAGATTCTCGAAGAAATCGGTACCCTGCTCGAGCTCAAGGGTGAAAACCCTTTTAAGACGCGCGCCTACGGCAATGCGGCGCGCGCCCTGCGCGGCGTTTCCGAAGATTTGCACGAGCTGATCGCAGGCAACCGCTTGCGCGAAATCAAAGGCATCGGCGAGGCGATTTCCGAGAAGATCACCACACTGGTGACCACAGGCACACTCAAATACTACGAAGACCTGCGCCGCTCCTTTCCCCCGGGAATCATGGAGCTGATGCGCATTCCCGGCCTCGGCCCTAAAAAAGTCAAAAAACTGCTGGACGAACTGGGCGTGGCCTCGATCAACGATTTGGAGAAAGCCTGCCGGGAGAATCGCGTCGCCAAGCTGGAGGGCTTCAGCGCCAAGAGCCAGCAAAACTTGCTGGACGGGATCGAGCAGGTCCGGCGGTATGCGAGCCGGCATCTCTACCATCATGCGGAGCAATCGGCGCGGCCTTTGTTCGAAGCAGTGCAAAAGCACCCGAAAGTCATCCGCGCCGAGCTGGCCGGAAGCTTGCGCCGCCACCGGGAGACAGTGAAGGACATCGACATTGTCGCGAGCTGCAAAGAGGCCGACCGGCCGGCGATCATGGCGTTTTTCACGGCGCTGCCCGGCGTGCAAAGCGTCATTGCCCAGGGCGATACCAAAAGCACGGTGCTGCTGGCAAGCGGCATGCAGGCGGATTTGCGGCTGGCAAGCGACAAGGAATTTCCTTATCTTCTCCATCACTTGACCGGCTCGGCGGAGCACAACATCGCGATGCGGAGTCACGCTCTCAAGCTCGGCATCAAGGTGAGTGAATGGGGCTTGTTCAAGGGCGAGAAGTTGATTCGCTGCGAAGATGAAACCGCGATTTTCGCAGCGCTCGGCATGAGCTATGTGCCGCCCGAGCTGCGGGAAGACATGGGCGAAATCGCAGCGGCGCTGCGGCACGAGATTCCCGCATTGGTGGAGAAAAAAGATCTGCGCGGGGTGCTGCACTGCCATTCCACCTACAGCGACGGCGCGAATTCACTGGCCGAGATGGCGGAGGCGTGCCGGGCGCTGGGCTTCGAGTACCTCGGCATTTGCGATCACAGCATGTCGGTCGCTTATGCCCAGGGACTGTCGCCGGAGCGCGTCAAGCAGCAGCACAAGGAGATCGACCGCCTCAATGCCGAGCTGAAAGGCTTTCACATTTTCAAAGGCACGGAATGTGACATTCTGCCGGACGGCAGGCTGGACTATCCCGACAAAGTGCTGGCGAGTTTCGACTTTGTGGTCGCCTCCATTCACAGCAGCATGAACATGACCGAGGCGCAAGCGACACAGCGGTTGATCAAAGCCATGCAGCATCCCGCGGTGCGAATTCTCGGCCATCCCACCGGCCGGCTGCTGCTCGGGCGTGACGGTTATCCCATCAACCACCACCGCGTGATCGAAGCCGCTGCCGAGCTGGGCGTGAGCATCGAGATCAACGCCAGCCCGCACCGCTTCGATCTGGACTGGCGTCACGTCAAGTACGCGCGCGACCACGGCGTGCTGATCAGCGTCAATCCCGATGCCCATGACCGCGAGGGCATCGCGGACATTTTCTACGGCGTGGGCATTGCCCGCAAGGGCTGGCTGCGCCGGACCGATGTCTTGAACACGAAATCGACCAAAGAGATTGCCAAGTGGTTTCAGGCCAAACGATCATGA
- the rho gene encoding transcription termination factor Rho, with protein MTATGILEIEAKGFGFLRQIKSNLNRLPNDVFIPPPMIQEHGLLAGVELEVTAQQEKDGKVRAQSVQAIQGMPPAAWQAVPRLEDLPAISPQKPIWLEREPTGHSQRLVDLFAPLGEGQRALIVAPPRSGKTMMLQHIAAAIAANQPEHQLYVLLLDERPEEVTEFRRSIRGQVFSSSYDDNLGNHLRLAKLVLEFVKRRTEAGKDVVLLIDSLTRTGRAFNAGQQGSGRLMTGGLDARALEVPKRIFGAARKIEHGGSLTIIATILTDTGSRMDDFIFEEFKGTGNMELVLDRSLAEERLYPAINLRSSSTRREELLFGEATVAHQKLRRAINDLPPKEALQKLLKLLAMFPTNAALLREFSK; from the coding sequence TTGACCGCCACTGGAATTTTGGAAATCGAGGCGAAAGGCTTCGGCTTTTTGCGGCAAATCAAGAGCAATCTCAACCGGTTGCCCAATGATGTTTTCATTCCGCCGCCAATGATTCAAGAGCATGGCCTGCTGGCCGGTGTCGAGTTGGAAGTCACGGCGCAGCAGGAAAAAGACGGCAAGGTGCGCGCCCAAAGCGTGCAGGCTATTCAGGGCATGCCGCCGGCCGCTTGGCAGGCGGTGCCGCGGCTGGAAGACTTGCCTGCGATTTCGCCCCAAAAGCCGATTTGGCTCGAGCGTGAACCCACGGGGCACAGCCAGCGCCTGGTTGATCTCTTTGCGCCGCTCGGCGAAGGCCAGCGCGCCTTGATCGTCGCGCCGCCGCGCTCCGGCAAGACCATGATGCTGCAACACATCGCCGCCGCCATCGCAGCCAACCAGCCGGAACACCAACTCTACGTGCTGTTGCTCGATGAAAGGCCGGAGGAAGTCACCGAGTTTCGGCGCAGCATTCGCGGCCAGGTTTTCTCCAGCAGCTATGATGACAACCTTGGCAACCACCTGCGCCTGGCGAAGCTGGTGCTGGAATTCGTCAAGCGCCGGACCGAAGCCGGCAAAGACGTGGTGTTGCTCATCGATTCACTCACCCGCACCGGCCGCGCCTTCAATGCCGGCCAGCAGGGCAGCGGCCGCCTGATGACCGGCGGTCTCGATGCCCGCGCCCTCGAAGTCCCCAAGCGGATTTTCGGCGCCGCGCGCAAGATCGAACACGGCGGCTCGCTCACCATCATCGCCACCATTCTCACCGACACCGGCTCGCGCATGGATGATTTCATCTTCGAAGAATTCAAAGGCACCGGCAACATGGAGCTGGTGTTGGATCGCAGCTTGGCGGAAGAGCGCCTTTATCCCGCCATCAATCTGCGCTCGAGCAGCACGCGGCGCGAGGAACTGCTGTTTGGCGAGGCCACCGTGGCCCATCAAAAACTGCGGCGCGCCATCAATGATCTGCCCCCCAAAGAAGCCCTGCAAAAACTGCTCAAGCTGCTGGCCATGTTTCCCACCAACGCAGCGCTGTTACGGGAATTTTCCAAATGA
- the nth gene encoding endonuclease III: protein MSKTTAAAETARRQRVLRTLRRLYPAAACALAHRNPYELLVATILSAQSTDKTVNEVTPALFRAYPTPAALAQAKPAELEKLIHATGFFRNKARSLLGCAQRLVSEHGGEVPASMAELIALPGVGRKTANVVLGNAFGINDGVVVDTHVQRLSRRLGFTKEETPEKIERDLMAIVPRKEWTLFSHRLILHGRQICNARKPKCGTCALAPDCPASEI from the coding sequence ATGAGCAAAACCACGGCGGCAGCGGAAACGGCGAGGCGGCAGCGGGTGTTGCGCACCTTGCGACGGCTGTATCCCGCGGCAGCTTGCGCGCTGGCGCATCGCAATCCCTACGAGCTGCTGGTCGCCACGATTCTGTCGGCGCAATCCACCGACAAGACCGTCAATGAGGTGACGCCGGCATTGTTTCGCGCCTATCCCACGCCGGCGGCGCTGGCGCAGGCCAAGCCTGCCGAACTGGAAAAGTTGATCCACGCCACCGGCTTCTTTCGCAACAAAGCGCGCAGCCTGCTCGGCTGTGCCCAGCGCCTGGTCAGCGAGCACGGCGGCGAGGTGCCAGCCAGCATGGCGGAACTGATCGCGCTGCCGGGCGTCGGCCGCAAAACCGCCAATGTCGTGCTCGGCAATGCCTTTGGCATCAATGATGGCGTGGTGGTGGATACGCACGTGCAGCGCCTCTCCCGGCGGCTGGGTTTTACCAAGGAAGAGACGCCCGAGAAAATCGAGCGTGATTTGATGGCAATTGTGCCAAGAAAGGAGTGGACTCTTTTTTCTCACCGCCTTATATTGCACGGTCGCCAGATTTGCAACGCCCGCAAACCCAAGTGCGGCACGTGTGCACTGGCGCCGGATTGCCCTGCAAGCGAGATATGA
- a CDS encoding UDP-glucose/GDP-mannose dehydrogenase family protein has product MKVAVVGSGYVGLVAGTCFADSGNEVVCVDVDEEKIGKLRRGEIPIYEPGLEEMVKQNMREERLFFTTDIKPAVEQAQIIFIAVGTPPDEDGSADLKYVLAVARDIGKNMNGYKIIVNKSTVPIGTADKVRAEIRKHTQHDFAVVSNPEFLKEGAAIDDFTRPDRVVIGTTDERAIETMRTLYAPFVRSGNPIIVMDERSAELTKYAANALLATKISFINEIANLCEQVGADVDMVRKGIGTDSRIGPYFIFPGTGYGGSCFPKDVQALVRTANDQGLPLAIVKAVEEVNERQKTILLARIKSYFEGDLHGRVFAMWGLAFKPKTDDMREAPAIAMINALNAEGAAVQGHDPEALKEAERIFKSRLNRDLFLFEKRYDALEGADALIIMTEWNAFREPDFHLIKETLKFPAVFDGRNLYDPKRMKKIGIDYFSIGRPSR; this is encoded by the coding sequence GTGAAAGTAGCAGTCGTGGGATCAGGATACGTTGGCCTGGTGGCCGGTACATGCTTTGCCGATTCCGGCAATGAGGTGGTCTGCGTTGATGTCGATGAAGAAAAGATCGGCAAACTGCGCCGCGGCGAAATTCCCATCTATGAGCCCGGCCTGGAGGAGATGGTCAAACAGAACATGCGGGAAGAGCGGCTGTTTTTCACCACCGACATCAAACCGGCGGTGGAACAGGCGCAGATCATCTTCATTGCGGTCGGCACGCCGCCGGATGAAGACGGCTCGGCCGATTTGAAATACGTGTTGGCGGTGGCGCGCGACATCGGCAAGAACATGAACGGCTACAAGATCATCGTCAACAAAAGCACGGTTCCGATCGGCACCGCCGACAAGGTGCGCGCGGAAATCAGGAAACATACCCAGCATGATTTTGCCGTGGTGTCCAATCCCGAGTTTCTCAAAGAGGGCGCTGCCATTGATGATTTCACCCGCCCCGATCGCGTGGTGATCGGCACGACCGATGAGCGCGCCATCGAAACCATGCGTACGCTCTACGCACCGTTCGTGCGCTCCGGCAATCCCATCATCGTCATGGATGAGCGCAGCGCCGAGTTGACCAAGTATGCCGCCAATGCGCTGCTCGCCACCAAGATCTCCTTCATCAATGAAATCGCCAATCTGTGTGAGCAGGTCGGCGCGGATGTCGACATGGTGCGCAAGGGCATCGGCACCGACAGCCGCATCGGGCCGTACTTCATCTTCCCGGGCACGGGCTACGGCGGTTCCTGCTTTCCCAAGGACGTGCAAGCGCTGGTCCGCACGGCGAACGACCAAGGCCTGCCGCTCGCCATCGTGAAGGCGGTCGAGGAAGTCAATGAACGCCAGAAAACGATCCTGCTGGCCAGGATCAAATCCTATTTCGAGGGTGATCTGCACGGCCGAGTCTTCGCCATGTGGGGCTTGGCATTCAAGCCCAAAACCGATGACATGCGCGAGGCGCCGGCGATTGCGATGATCAACGCGCTCAACGCCGAAGGCGCGGCCGTGCAAGGGCACGATCCCGAAGCGCTCAAAGAAGCCGAACGCATTTTCAAGAGCCGCCTCAATCGCGATTTGTTTCTGTTTGAGAAGCGCTACGACGCCCTGGAGGGCGCGGATGCGCTGATCATCATGACGGAATGGAATGCCTTCCGCGAGCCCGATTTTCACTTGATCAAAGAAACCCTCAAGTTCCCCGCGGTTTTCGACGGCCGCAACCTCTACGATCCCAAGCGCATGAAGAAAATCGGCATCGACTATTTTTCCATCGGCCGGCCTTCCCGTTAA
- a CDS encoding DUF2723 domain-containing protein — MSNLSAPPTRSSFTALGGLLATALSFAAYWRTLAPTVSFWDCGEFIACAYILGVPHPPGAPLYLLLGRLFTLLPLGGEIAWRVNLISALASAATVLLTYLIILRLIRAGSRKVSAGLEVAAALIGSLALAFSDSFWFNAVEAEVYALSTCLTALVIWLALRWADAPTTLPALRLLVLAVYLIALAVGVHLLNVLTMPAVLLLVYFETRPWTWGKWLGLMLLLGVAIWFLLPGSLQGMPLLAPMAKLGGALALVCGLVMVLVAAGRREFPLAKLIVLGLFLITLGYSTYLTVFIRSNLDPAIDENDPQNWTQLVSYLNREQYGRADLFTQVLVRKAPLWDYQIEEMYVRYLGWQFFGRSGNPAQQHRTLQWHGLWGLPFLLGLAGMFYHFRRHPRGASLVAVLFVMTGLAIVLYLNQPLGQPRERDYAYVGSYLAFAIWIGMGAQALFEKAASAQYRLTIIQLGLASLLVLAVPINLFQHNFHRQDRKGNYTAADYAHNVLSTCAPNAILFTNGDNDTFPLWYLQQVERFRRDVSIINLSLLNTPWYVRQLQTRPPQVPLHLRSGEIDSLRLWPWPEPQMIHIPITNLAALREFSTGVADAAASDSARQPHTMSIVVSPTYQSRFIRPQDRLIFEIISANQFQRPVYFGFNVPNSNLPGLQPFLRNEGMARRLLPVAGNTEAPELLAKNVLAVYRYRNLENPKVSLDELERGLAESYRIHFLALARHALQRGELEPARALLQRLEQLMPESKFPFPNFEAALQVTHYYWQAGDTSRVYARLEQAERQRRLQPEQGVEIAKFYWHLLQDGPRAQDLLARILARTPQYQPARTLQAEIQRQP, encoded by the coding sequence ATGTCGAACCTTTCTGCGCCACCCACCCGCTCCTCTTTCACCGCTCTCGGCGGCCTGCTCGCGACCGCGTTGAGCTTCGCCGCCTATTGGCGCACGCTGGCGCCCACGGTTTCGTTTTGGGACTGCGGCGAGTTCATCGCGTGCGCTTATATTTTGGGTGTGCCCCATCCGCCGGGCGCGCCGCTCTACCTGCTGCTCGGCCGGCTGTTCACGCTGCTGCCGCTGGGCGGAGAAATCGCCTGGCGCGTCAATCTCATCTCCGCCCTGGCGAGCGCCGCCACGGTGCTGCTCACCTACTTGATCATCCTTCGCCTCATTCGCGCCGGCTCGCGCAAGGTTTCCGCCGGTCTGGAAGTCGCCGCCGCTCTCATCGGCAGCCTGGCGCTGGCTTTCAGCGACAGCTTTTGGTTCAACGCCGTGGAAGCAGAAGTGTATGCGCTTTCCACCTGCCTGACCGCACTGGTGATCTGGCTGGCGCTGCGCTGGGCCGATGCGCCAACCACTTTGCCCGCGCTGCGCCTGCTCGTGCTTGCCGTTTATCTCATCGCCCTGGCCGTGGGCGTGCATCTGCTCAATGTCTTGACCATGCCGGCGGTGCTGTTGCTGGTGTATTTTGAAACCAGGCCCTGGACCTGGGGCAAGTGGCTCGGCTTGATGCTGCTGCTGGGTGTGGCGATTTGGTTTCTGCTGCCCGGCAGTCTGCAGGGCATGCCGTTGCTCGCGCCCATGGCCAAACTGGGCGGCGCGCTGGCATTGGTGTGCGGCCTGGTCATGGTGCTGGTCGCTGCCGGCCGTCGTGAATTTCCCCTCGCGAAGCTGATTGTGCTCGGCCTGTTTTTGATCACGCTGGGTTATTCCACCTACTTGACCGTCTTCATTCGCTCGAATCTCGATCCGGCGATCGACGAGAACGATCCCCAAAACTGGACGCAGCTCGTGAGCTATCTCAATCGCGAGCAGTACGGCCGCGCAGACTTGTTCACGCAGGTGCTGGTTCGCAAGGCGCCATTGTGGGACTATCAAATCGAAGAGATGTACGTGCGCTACCTGGGCTGGCAGTTCTTTGGACGCAGCGGCAATCCCGCGCAGCAGCACCGCACGCTGCAGTGGCATGGGCTCTGGGGCCTGCCCTTTCTGCTGGGCCTGGCCGGCATGTTCTATCATTTCCGGCGCCACCCGCGCGGCGCCAGTCTGGTGGCCGTGCTGTTTGTGATGACCGGCCTCGCCATCGTCCTTTATCTCAATCAGCCGCTGGGCCAGCCACGCGAGCGCGACTATGCCTACGTCGGTTCCTATCTGGCCTTTGCGATTTGGATTGGAATGGGCGCGCAGGCGCTCTTTGAAAAGGCGGCCTCGGCGCAATACCGCTTGACCATCATTCAACTCGGGCTGGCTTCGTTGCTGGTGCTGGCGGTGCCAATCAATCTCTTTCAACACAATTTTCACCGCCAGGATCGCAAAGGCAACTACACCGCCGCGGACTATGCCCACAACGTGCTGAGCACCTGCGCGCCCAACGCCATTCTCTTCACCAACGGCGACAACGATACGTTTCCGCTGTGGTACCTGCAGCAGGTCGAGCGCTTTCGCCGCGACGTGAGCATCATCAATCTCAGCTTGTTGAACACGCCCTGGTATGTGCGGCAATTGCAGACGCGGCCGCCCCAAGTGCCGCTCCACCTGCGCTCCGGCGAGATCGACTCGCTCCGGCTGTGGCCCTGGCCCGAGCCGCAGATGATCCACATTCCCATCACCAACCTGGCCGCGTTGCGTGAGTTCTCCACAGGTGTTGCCGATGCGGCAGCGTCCGATTCTGCCCGGCAGCCCCACACCATGTCGATCGTGGTGAGTCCAACCTATCAGAGCCGGTTTATCCGGCCGCAAGATCGGCTGATTTTCGAAATCATTTCCGCCAATCAATTCCAACGGCCGGTGTATTTCGGCTTCAACGTTCCCAACAGCAACCTCCCTGGACTGCAGCCGTTTCTGCGCAACGAGGGCATGGCGCGCCGGCTGCTGCCGGTGGCCGGCAACACCGAAGCACCGGAGCTGCTGGCGAAAAATGTGCTCGCGGTCTACCGCTATCGCAATCTCGAAAATCCCAAAGTCTCTCTTGATGAATTGGAGCGCGGGTTGGCGGAGAGCTACCGCATTCACTTCCTCGCCCTGGCGCGGCACGCGCTGCAACGCGGCGAGTTGGAACCGGCGCGCGCGCTGCTGCAGCGACTCGAGCAACTCATGCCGGAATCGAAATTTCCGTTTCCAAACTTCGAGGCGGCGCTGCAAGTTACCCACTATTACTGGCAGGCGGGAGACACCAGCCGTGTCTATGCGCGGCTTGAACAGGCAGAGCGCCAGCGCCGTCTGCAGCCGGAGCAGGGAGTTGAAATTGCCAAATTCTATTGGCATCTTCTGCAAGACGGCCCGCGGGCGCAGGACCTGCTGGCCAGAATTCTGGCGCGGACGCCGCAGTATCAACCCGCGCGGACGCTGCAGGCTGAGATCCAACGCCAACCTTAA
- a CDS encoding TIGR01777 family oxidoreductase has product MKVLVTGSTGLIGSAFIKALHAQGHQVVRLVRAPLASSEPVVKWDPAAGTIDTPGLEGLDAVVHLAGETIARRWTAARKRSIRESRVAGTRLLAQTLARLQRPPKTLISASAIGYYGDRGDTVLREDSGPGTGFLPETSVAWEQAAQPAAQAGIRVAHPRTGVLLTTAGGALKEMLLPFRLGVGGVLGSGRQYWSWIAFDDVIGGLLHALHNENLSGPFNLVAPQPVTNREFTKVLGRALSRPTVMPAPKFALRLLLGEMAEGLLFASARVEPAKLLAAGYQFRYPDLEGALRALFK; this is encoded by the coding sequence ATGAAGGTTCTGGTCACCGGTTCGACCGGGCTGATCGGCTCGGCGTTCATCAAAGCCCTGCATGCGCAAGGGCATCAGGTGGTGAGGCTGGTGCGCGCACCGCTCGCCAGCAGCGAGCCTGTGGTAAAATGGGATCCTGCGGCCGGCACCATTGACACGCCCGGCCTGGAAGGTCTCGACGCCGTCGTGCATCTCGCCGGTGAAACCATCGCCAGGCGCTGGACCGCGGCGAGAAAGCGAAGCATCCGTGAGAGCCGCGTGGCGGGCACGCGACTGCTGGCGCAAACGCTCGCCCGCCTGCAGCGTCCACCCAAAACGCTGATCAGCGCTTCCGCCATCGGCTACTACGGCGATCGCGGCGACACGGTCTTGCGGGAAGACAGCGGCCCGGGCACGGGATTCCTCCCGGAAACCAGCGTGGCTTGGGAACAGGCAGCGCAACCGGCCGCGCAAGCCGGCATTCGCGTGGCCCATCCCCGCACCGGCGTTTTGCTCACCACCGCCGGCGGCGCGTTGAAGGAAATGTTGCTGCCGTTTCGCCTGGGCGTGGGCGGCGTGCTCGGCAGCGGCAGGCAGTACTGGAGCTGGATTGCCTTCGATGACGTGATCGGCGGATTACTGCATGCCCTGCACAACGAGAATCTCAGCGGCCCGTTCAATCTCGTCGCGCCGCAGCCGGTGACCAATCGTGAATTCACCAAAGTGTTGGGCCGCGCGCTTTCGCGGCCGACGGTCATGCCGGCGCCGAAGTTTGCGCTGCGCCTGCTGCTCGGCGAAATGGCCGAAGGCCTGCTGTTCGCCAGCGCGCGCGTCGAGCCGGCCAAGCTGCTGGCCGCGGGCTATCAATTTCGCTATCCGGATTTGGAGGGGGCCTTACGCGCGTTGTTCAAGTGA